A genome region from Halarchaeum grantii includes the following:
- a CDS encoding zinc-binding dehydrogenase: MPSEMTAYVVEEYGDPDVFTERRVDVPDPAPDEIRVEVAASSVNPVDYKIRQGAIPDFTPPLPATLGCDVAGVVDAVGGDVERFEEGDEVYGMPGGAGRQGALADYAVGHAGTFAHAPDSIPLEDAAALPVVALTAYEMLADKTTVDIGEDVLVYGASGGVGHIGVQLADWFGADVTATGSTEAKRDLAADLGADATVDYTTTDIADYVADHTDGAGFDTVFDPIGDDHLQTAFEAVRPFGSVVTTESSSTQDLAAMHANSLELGVVLVILPVLLGERQERVGAELADIAALVDDGAVEPVIDERFAFADVADAHRRAESGDFVGKLLLVNE, translated from the coding sequence ATGCCTTCGGAGATGACCGCATACGTCGTCGAGGAGTACGGTGACCCGGACGTCTTCACCGAGCGACGCGTCGACGTCCCCGACCCCGCGCCGGACGAGATTCGCGTGGAGGTCGCGGCCTCCAGCGTCAACCCCGTGGACTACAAGATCCGACAGGGCGCCATCCCGGACTTCACGCCGCCGCTCCCCGCGACGCTCGGCTGTGACGTCGCGGGCGTCGTCGACGCCGTCGGCGGCGACGTCGAGCGCTTCGAGGAAGGCGACGAGGTGTACGGCATGCCGGGCGGCGCCGGCCGGCAGGGCGCGCTCGCCGACTACGCCGTCGGCCACGCCGGGACGTTCGCGCACGCCCCCGATTCCATCCCGCTCGAGGACGCCGCCGCGCTCCCCGTCGTCGCGCTCACCGCCTACGAGATGCTCGCCGACAAGACCACCGTCGACATCGGTGAGGACGTTCTCGTCTACGGCGCGAGCGGCGGCGTCGGCCACATCGGCGTCCAGCTCGCCGACTGGTTCGGCGCGGACGTCACCGCCACCGGCTCCACCGAGGCGAAGCGCGACCTCGCCGCCGACCTCGGCGCGGACGCCACCGTCGACTACACGACCACCGACATCGCGGACTACGTCGCCGACCACACCGACGGAGCGGGCTTCGACACCGTCTTCGACCCCATCGGCGACGACCACCTCCAGACCGCCTTCGAGGCGGTGCGTCCCTTCGGGAGCGTCGTCACCACCGAGTCCTCCTCCACGCAGGACCTCGCCGCGATGCACGCGAACTCGCTCGAACTCGGCGTCGTCCTCGTCATCCTCCCGGTCCTCCTCGGCGAGCGCCAGGAGCGCGTCGGCGCGGAACTCGCCGACATCGCCGCCCTCGTGGACGACGGCGCCGTCGAACCCGTCATCGACGAGCGCTTCGCGTTCGCCGACGTCGCGGACGCCCACCGCCGCGCCGAGTCCGGCGACTTCGTCGGGAAGCTCCTCCTCGTCAACGAGTAG
- a CDS encoding HAD family hydrolase: MTYDTVVFDNDGVLVGRTRFDVLRDATAETFAQFGVTDPDTEHVEDMAVGATPERVDDVCTVYDLDPESFWRTRDRTLSAAQRVEAREGRKTPYEDIDTLADLDADLGVVSSNQQETVDFLVEHFGLDAFVDTAYGREETIESLDRRKPNPHYVERALADLDADSALFVGDNESDIEAAENAGIDSAFIRRPHRDRWELNVWPTWDIDSLEDLHDICAP, encoded by the coding sequence ATGACTTACGATACCGTCGTCTTCGACAACGACGGTGTCCTCGTCGGTCGGACGCGTTTCGACGTCCTCCGCGACGCCACCGCGGAGACGTTCGCGCAGTTCGGCGTGACCGACCCGGACACCGAGCACGTCGAGGACATGGCCGTCGGCGCCACCCCCGAGCGCGTCGACGACGTCTGCACCGTCTACGACCTCGACCCCGAGTCCTTCTGGCGGACGCGCGACCGCACGCTCTCGGCGGCCCAGCGCGTCGAAGCCCGCGAGGGCCGCAAGACGCCCTACGAGGACATCGACACGCTCGCGGACCTCGACGCCGACCTCGGCGTCGTCAGCTCGAACCAGCAGGAGACGGTCGACTTCCTCGTCGAGCACTTCGGACTCGATGCGTTCGTCGACACCGCGTACGGCCGCGAGGAGACCATCGAGAGCCTCGACCGCCGGAAGCCGAACCCCCACTACGTCGAGCGCGCGCTCGCGGACCTCGACGCGGACTCCGCGCTCTTCGTCGGCGACAACGAGTCCGACATCGAGGCCGCCGAGAACGCCGGCATCGACTCGGCGTTCATCCGCCGCCCGCACCGCGACCGCTGGGAGCTGAACGTCTGGCCGACGTGGGACATCGACTCGCTCGAGGACCTCCACGACATCTGCGCGCCCTAA